ACCTTCAGGGATATGGTCTTATCTTTGAAGGATCGTGACAGGCGAAGAAACGCGGAGAGCGAAAACCGGCTGCTACAGTCTGAAAAACAGGCAAGCGTCGGCAGACTGGCCGCAGGCGTCGCTCACGAGATCAACAACCCGCTCACCGGGGTTCTGACGTACACGCACATGCTGCTGCGGCGGAAGGATCTGGGGGATGATATTCGCTCTGATCTTGAGGTTATTGTGCAGTCCACGGAGCGGGTGCGTAAAATCGTCAAGGGTCTGCTCGATTTCTCCCGACAAACAAAACTTGACCGGGAGCCGACCGATGTAAACCGCCTTGTGAGGGCCACTGTATCAATGATGGAAAATCAGGCACTTGTCAAAGGGGTTAGTATAAACTTCAATAACGGGGAGGCCCTGCCGCAGGTCACTCTGGACCGCAGTCAAATTCAGAGCGTATTGTTGAACATGATTCTCAATGCCCTTGATGCGACAGAACCGGGGGACAGCATCAACATCAATACGGCAACCGATCTGTCCGCGAGCGAGCCCCGCCAAATGGGAGTAGAGATTACCATCGCGGATAACGGTTGTGGCATTCCCCCGGAAAACCTCGACAAATTGTTCGATCCTTTCTTCACGACAAAAGAGGTGGGACAGGGTACCGGCCTTGGCCTCTCTGTTTCTTTAGGCATCGTCCACGAACATGGCGGCGCCATCCGGGTGCAAAGCAAACCTGGAAAGGGAACAAGATTTTTTATCTGGCTGCCGGTGGAGAAACAGCATAGTGAAACCGCTTAATGGTAATGATGCTGCAAATAGGAGAATCAAAAAGGGCTTTGGGAAAGCTAAGGATGACAATTTGCGGAGTTTTTTGAAGGAAAAATTCGGAATTAAAGCAAAGCATGTAAAAACACAATGATTACGGACGGGCACATTTAATGCTCTCATAATTTCTTCAAAGAAGGAGGGTAAAAATGGAAAAGAAAAGGGCGCTTGTGATTGATGACGAGCAGATCGTGCTCGATAGCGTGCGGAAGATTCTTGCCGACGAGAACTACGAAGTCGATTCCACCTTGAGCGGGCGCGAGGGAATCGCTCTTGCCGTCAAGGCAAACTACGACATTGTGCTGACCGATATCCGCATGCCTGATATCGGCGGCATGAGGGTATTACGGGACGTAAAACGTGCCAAGCCCTCGCTTCCGGTGATCATGATTACCGGCTACGCCTCGATCCAGTCATCGGTTCAGGCCATGAAAATGGGGGCAACGGACTATATTGAAAAACCGTTTACCCCGGATCAATTGATCAAAGCCATCGCTGCGGCGCTCGACACAGCAGCGGCCCAGGAGCCCGAAGCGCAGGTTGTTACCCACAGGGAAGAGATTCTGAAGGTGCTCGAACGGGCTTCATCAGACAGCGATTTTATTGCCGATTTGCTTTATCACGGCTCCGATGCGCTCGAGGAATACGAGCTGACCCGCCCCGAAAGACTGGCTATTCTCACGGGCGACATTGATTGGATCGAAAGCCAGATTGGTCCGTTAACGCCGAATCAGCGACGATGGCTGGAAAAGAGACTCAGTGCCGAAATCTGGTAGCGACAGGGGCCCAAGCTCAATGCAAGCCATCACAAAGGAGGCGCTTAATGGTGCAACGGATGCTCGTTATAGATGACGAAAAGATTGTTCTGGAATCGTGCCGCAAGATATTTTCGAGCGAGGGATTCGACGTGACGGTCACATCAAGTCCCCAGGAGGGGCTGAGCCTTGCGTCCCTCTCCTCCTTTGATGTTATCCTTGTTGACTGGAAAATGCCCGGTTTCGATGGAATGGACGTGATCGCCGAGCTGGACCGCCATGCCCCTGATTCGGCCGTGGTGATGATCAGCGGATACCCGTCGGTGGGCCGGGCGGCGGAGGCGATGAAAAGGGGCGCAATGGATTACGTCCCCAAACCTTTTACGCCCGAGGAAATCTCCGAAACGGTCAAAGGGGCAATCCAGAGAAAACTGACCGAAGAAAAAAAGGCCCTCGGTCGCTTCGAAAAAATCATGCAGTCGGTTCAGTTTCCCACTGCCACCATGGAGGACAAGCCGCCTCAGACGATAGCGGAAACCGTTGCCTCGACGGTGGGAGTGGGCAAGACCACGTCGCCATGGATTACCGTGTTTGTGCTCGGCATCCTTGCCGGCGCATACATCGGATTCGGAGGACTTCTTTCCACAACCGTGACCTTCGATCTTCCCCAAATCATGGGGATCGGCTTTACAAAATTTCTCGCCGGCTCGGCCTTCAGCGTCGGCCTGATGCTTGTGGTAATCGCCGGCGCCGAACTCTTTACCGGAAATAATCTGATGCTTTCGAGCGTAATGGCAGGAAAAATCACCTTCGGCACCATGTCGGCGCGATGGGCGGTGGTCTGGTTTGCCAATCTGCTGGGATCCGTCCTGCTTGCCCTAATCCTTTATTTATCGGGACTCTGGAAAACCGGCGACGGGGCGCTCGGCGCGTCCGCCGTGGGTATCGCCTACACTAAGGTAAACCTTACCTTCGTGTAGGTGCTTGTCCGCGCAATCGGCTGCAACTGGCTCGTCTGCCTGGCGGTCTGGATGGCGCTTGCCGCCCGCCAGACGGTGGGCAAGATCTTTGCGATCTACTTTCCAATTATGGCTTTTGTTGCAATTGGCTTCGAGCATGTTGTGGCGAATATGTACTTTATTCCGGCCGGGATATTTCTGCACAACTGGGCTGGGATTGCGGCTCCGGCGGTCTATGACCCTGAATCGCTCAACTGGATAAGTTTCTTATGGAAAAACATGGTTCCTGCGACGATCGGCAATATCATCGGCGGCGGTGTATTTGTAGGAATGAGTTACTGGGGCGCCTACCTCCGGCCACGTTCCGTTAAACCAGACAAACCGTTGTGAAGGGGGAAGCTGAAGGAGACACTATTTTTTTACCCTCCTTAAATCTGCCGCAATACCACCAGCGCATCAACCGCCACCGGTTTGCCTTGCCTGACGATCAGCGGATTGATATCAATCGCCATGATGTCTGCCCGTTCCAGCCCGATTTTGCCGACCGCCATCAGGCAGCCGATCAGCGACTCCCTGTTCACCGCCGGCATCCCCCTGACCCGGTCAAGAATTTTGTTCCCTTTTATCTCCTGCAGCATCTTCGCCGCGTCCCTTTCGCTGAGCGGCGCCGGCCGAAAAACGACGTCGCCGAGAATCTCCGTAAAAATTCCCCCCAACCCAAACATAACACAGGGGCCGAACTGGGTATCCCTGACCATTCCCACCACCAGTTCCCGCCCCCCCTTAACCATCTCCTGGACGAGATATTCCGGTTTGGCTATTGCTGATGCCTCCCGTATCCGGTTAAAGGCAAGCTCCAGATCAGCCTCATTATGCAGGTCAACCGCTACGACCCCTTTTTCGGTTTTATGACTTATCTCGGAGGAAGAGAGCTTCAAAACAACGGGATAGCCGATAGTTTTTCCCGCCCTTTTGACCGCCTCCCAATCGTGTGCCAGAATCGCCTTCGCTGTCGGAATGCCGTAGCCCGCCAGAAGCTTTGCGCCTTCGAACTCGGAAAGATTATTTAAACTTTGTTCCGTTTGCCTATCGCCAAGGCTTTTCCTATTCATATCAGCTCCGTTCATTATGTACATTAATCGGGTTTTATGTCGCCGCTGTACGGCTCTCGAAAAAAGCTTCTTAAGCCCCAAGGACATCCTTTTACAAATCCCCCTGCCTTTTCTCGTAAAGGTAGATTTTACTACCACAATAATGCGAGAATGATCAATTCTTTGCTGAATATTCAATAGAAGACGGCCCTCAGCGCCCTCCGTGACGGCAAGCAAATGCCAGTCTTTCTATGATGAAGATTTTATTATATGAATCACTTATGTTTGTATGAAAATCCCCCCATCCCCCCTTTGCTAAAGGGGGGCAAGGGGGGATTTTCATGCTTCGTTGTGCCCCACGGGCATGGGGGTTTATTACCAGAAGAGCGGCCTGCGGTTTGCCTTGACGCACCTTCTTTTTTATGTAAATAGACCGCGACTGGGAATAAGGGTTTTGTAATCAGGGGAACTTTTAAGGATGATTCGACGCGCTTTTATATGAAAATCCCCCCATCCCCCCTTTGCCAAAGGGGGGCAAGGGGGTTTTTAAAAAATTGAGTTGATTAAATTTTGAATGAGGGGTTGGCATGATCGAGGAAGAACTTTGGCAGGAATTGGAAAACGTCCCTCCGCAAGAGGTGGCTGTTCGCGCCATTGCTGAATATGATGAGAATAATGGAACGTTTGCAATCAATGTTTTCAATAAAAGGTATGTCGTTGACGTAAAAAAAAGGTTAATTGCCGAACCTGAAAACACTAAAAAATCAGGCCTGTTAGACGAGATACTTCTGCACTACCTGTCCCACGCGCAGGACGTTCCGCTGAGCAATAATCTGGTTTCTCCCAATCAGTTGACCGACGGCAGCTTTTTCTTCCGGGCGAGTCATGAACTGCCCCTGCCGAAGATCGCCAATAAATTCGGTTCTGACCTCGATAAATTTATTGAGAAGGGCCTCCAGTTGGGGGGTGAAAGGGCAGATTTCGGCGATGCCGCCGTAAGGCTGCGGCTCTTTCCGCGGGTGCCGTTCATCTTTGCCCTCTGGAAGAAGGACGAGGAATTCGACAGCGAGGTACGCGTGATTCTCGACAGCAGCGTCGAACAGCATATGAGTCTCTATGGCGTATTTCTGGCGCTGCTTTACTCTATCGGAAAAATGCTCGCCGATTGAACCGGAAAACCCCTATTCCTCTTTCCATTCAGGGGCTTTTTTCTCCAGGAAGGCCCTGATCCCTGCGGCGGCGTCTTTTGTGGAGCAAAGACGGGCGAAGGCCTCGTTCATATATTCGAAGGCCGTTTTATAATCCATATCCTCGGCGGCGTAGAAAGCCTTTTTGGCGATCTGCAGGGCGATCGGACTTTTTTGCGCCAGAACCGCTGCCCATTTTCTTGTCTCTTTTTCCAGATCAGCTTCCGGGACCACGCGGTTGATGAGTCCCATTTTCAGCGCCTCCGGGGCGGGAAACAAATCCCCGTAAAACAGCATCTCGAGGGCGCGTTTTCTTCCGATCGACCGGGCTACCGGAACAACCGGCCCGATGCAGTTCAGCCCCACGTTGATGGCAGTCAGGCCGATCCGGGCGTTTTCAGCGGCGATCGCCAGATCGGCGGCCCCCACCAGCCCGGCCCCATTAGCCGTGGCTACCCCATGAACCTGCGCGATCACAGGCTTCTTCATCGTGCTCATTGTCACCAGCGGTTGTTCCATGCATTCTATCCATTTCTGGTATGCCATAACGTCTTTGCCGAAGAAATCGGAGACGTCGATGCCGGCGCAGAAAGCCTTGCCGTTGCCCTTGAGAATAATGACCCTGGCCCCTTTTTCCGCATCGAGCTCCTTCAAGGCACTGTTGAGTTCAACCGCGAGCTGGGTGTTAAAGGTGTTCAGGTTCTGGGGGCGGTTAAGTGTGATTGAGGCGACAAAATCCTTTCCGGTTTCAATGACGACATTCTCGTAATTCATAAATATCCTCCCTGTTTTTTGAAGATTAAGACAATGTTCCTATAGAACCCGTAGCGATTCGCAATTTTTCCCCGCTGATTTCGGCGTGGAGCGAAGCCGCATCGCAAAGATCAAAAATGGCTGTAAGAAGAGGTAATTGCAAAACTCCCAACGCTGTCATTCCCGCGACGCTTCTGGGCGGGAAAACGAAGTTTAATGTTCATAATCCAGTTTTTGACTATTTGAAATCATGGATGCCCGACAAAAGCATTCGGGCATGACACGGAGTTTTGCAATTGCCTCAGAAGATATCTTTTTTCGAGAGACCCGGGGCAAGGAGGACTGATCAGACATCCCTGCACCTTTAGAACCATCTTCAAAGATTTTGCCCGATCCTTCAGGGCACCCATTAGTAGTGGAGAGCTTGATCCCCTCAGCGAGCAGCGGTCGAGGGGAGAGGGCGCCGGTCAGCGCAGCTCTGCACGCATTTCCACGGTTACATGACCCCATCCTCCGCAGGCAGGTCCCACATCGAAGCAGGCGGTGCGGTTAAACATCACCTCGTTGGGGTCCCTGCCGTTCATGATGTTTTCGAAGAAGGCATTGATGAGCACCGTGAGGTTCGGCATCAGAAAGGCGCAGATCCGCTCCGGGCACTCGCGGGTTAAAAGGTTTCCCGCCGAGTCAAAGACCAGTTTCTGCCCCACATGATGGCCTGATTGACAGCCCTTGGATTCTATTACCTTGGCCACCAGCCGGTATCGTGACCCTTTCAGGGCGTTTTCAAAAATGTTTTGAAACCTGGGATTATCCCGAACGAGCGAGAACTCATTGTCCTCCAGCCCGAGTCTCCGCTGTATAATCTCTGTCAACTGTTTTGCATCCATGTTTTTACTCGTCCGTATTTAGGGCCTGTCCACAAATAACCTGAACATCTTGCATCTCATCTTTGGGCCATCTTTGGCTGTGGCTCAATCACAAGATCCTCAACGTAGCGCTGCTACGTCTGCGGTTTTGTTCAATCGCCGCAAGCAAATCCAACCCAAATCTGAGCGCAATCTTGCCCCGGTTATTTGTGGACAGGCCCTTAGTTGTGCGCAGCGACTCACCCGACTGCTCGCTGTACGTTTCCTTGATTGCGCTTCCTATCGTTACTTCCTCTTCCGATCCGGCCAGTTAAGCCGTGGTGAAAAGCTGCCATTGGTAATGGTTTGTTAATATCATAAATGCCCAAAATGCACAGCAATAATTGCGAGGCAAATTATGGAAGCCATACATCATAAGCCCCGTTCACGGGATAGGAGCGCATGGATAAAAACAAAGAACCGCCTTCAAGTGCGATTGAACTTTTCGAAAAAACTGTCTTGACAAAGGGGCTCATCATAGTTCATCCTGCACCTTGCCTGCGGGGAAAGCGGCCAGAAAAACGAAACAGATGTGAGAATAATATGCTTCCGACCAGTATAGAATCGTGGACGCTTATATTTGTTGCCTGTCTTGCCGGATTCACGGTGGGTAGGCTGATAAAAGCTCAAAGGAAGAAAGCCGTAAAAAGGGATGAGTATCTTGATAGCTTTAAAAGGGCGGTCTTGGCAGAAGCGCGTATTCAGACCAAAAAAGAGAGAAAGAAAAAAAGAAGAGCCAATAAACAGAGCCAATTGCAAAACTCCCAACGCTGTCATTCCCGCGACGCTTCTGGGCGGGAAAACGAAGTTTAATGTTCATAATCCAGTTTTTAACTATTTGAAATCACTACTGTCCGGAAAAAGACAAAAACGGTCAAAATCTATCTGTAACCTGTTGAATATATTAATGACCATTTTCTAAAAAAATGAAGTCGAGGACACTGTAAAACTATTGTAAGTATATGTATTGTTGAAGTAATATTCGCAATATGTAAGTCTTAACCGGACACTATTGATTTGAAATCATGGATGCCCGACAAAAGCATTCGGGCATGACACGGAGTTTTGCAATTACCTCAACAGAATGGTGAATAAAACGCACTGCGGTGCAGAAAAGGAGGAAGTGGGAGATGCCGACAATTATCATCGAAGCCGATGAGGGCAGAACCGTTGAGCAAAAGAGGGGGCTGGTTAAGGACATCACCGAAGCCGTTTGTAAAAATTTCAAGGTTGACGCTCAGGCTGTTACTATTTTTCTGCACGAAGGGAAAAAGGAAAATCGCGGGAAAGCCGGGAAATTAGCCATCGATTTATAATCACAATCCTTGGGGATCCATTAATGAGCTGGAAGAAAAAACAGTTTTCTTCCGGGGGTGTCAAGGTCTGATGCTCTCGTCAAAAGTCGTCACACCGGTGAAAACCGGTGTCCAGTGTTTTTGTAACCCTTTAAAATCTCTGGATTCCGGTTTTCACCGGAATGACGATTCTTGGGCATTTTTGACTTTTGACGAGTTTGTCAAGGTCTGGGCAGTTTTGGACAAGAGCCGGAAGGAAGGATGAAACATGCCGCTTTTTAAAGTTGATCAGCAGAAATGTCTGCGGGACGGGCTCTGCGTTGCCGAGTGCCCGGCAAAAATTATTGAAATCCTTGGGAAAGACGGATTTCCCTCTCCTGTAGCCGGGGCCGAACGGTTTTGCATCGAATGCGGGCATTGTGTTGCCGTTTGTCCCCATGGGGCTCTGTCGCTCAAGACGATGTCCCCGCAAGCTTGCCTGCCCATACGGGAGGAACTGCTTTTAAGTCCGGAACAGTGCGAACATTTTTTGCGGTCGCGCAGGGCTATCCGCAGTTACAAAGACAAGCGGGCGCCACGCGAGCTCTTGCAGAAGTTGATCGAAATAGCTCGCTATGCACCCACGGCTCACAACAGCCAACCTGTCCACTGGCTGGTTATTGAAGACCCGAAAGAGGGAAGGCGTCTGGGAGGGCTGGTGGCGGAATGGATGCGCTCCCTGCTTGTGCAGAACGCCGAACTTGCCATTTCCATGAACATGGACAAGGTCGTGGCCGCCTGGGACAAGGGGATTGATCTAATCCTGCGGGGCGCGCCCCATCTGGCCGTGGCGCACGGCTTAGCGACCCTTCCCGCCTCCCAGTCATCCTGCGTCATCGCCCTGACTTATCTGGAGCTGGCCGCGCCTTCTTTCGGTATGGGAAGCTGCTGGGCCGGTTATTTTACCGCCGCGGCCACCTTCTACCCACCGCTGCAGGAAGCACTGGCCTTGCCGAAGAATCATCTGACTTACGGGGCGGTAATGATCGGGTATCCGCAGTACCGCTATCAGCGAATGCCCTCTCGCCACAAACCGGAAATAACCTGGCGATAAAAATAAGACAACTTTTCAACGCTATTCCCGGACAATTGGAAAAGGCATCGAGATCGTTATATAAAGAGCATTAAAAAAGCATTGACATGATATCATATTGTGCTATCATCTGCTCATGACTGGCAAGCACAGGGAAACCCTTGAAGCCATATTTGCCAACCCCGTCAATGGAAACATTGCCTGGTCAAGGATAGAGGCGTTGTTGGTT
The window above is part of the Syntrophales bacterium genome. Proteins encoded here:
- a CDS encoding response regulator — encoded protein: MEKKRALVIDDEQIVLDSVRKILADENYEVDSTLSGREGIALAVKANYDIVLTDIRMPDIGGMRVLRDVKRAKPSLPVIMITGYASIQSSVQAMKMGATDYIEKPFTPDQLIKAIAAALDTAAAQEPEAQVVTHREEILKVLERASSDSDFIADLLYHGSDALEEYELTRPERLAILTGDIDWIESQIGPLTPNQRRWLEKRLSAEIW
- a CDS encoding acetate--CoA ligase family protein, with translation MNRKSLGDRQTEQSLNNLSEFEGAKLLAGYGIPTAKAILAHDWEAVKRAGKTIGYPVVLKLSSSEISHKTEKGVVAVDLHNEADLELAFNRIREASAIAKPEYLVQEMVKGGRELVVGMVRDTQFGPCVMFGLGGIFTEILGDVVFRPAPLSERDAAKMLQEIKGNKILDRVRGMPAVNRESLIGCLMAVGKIGLERADIMAIDINPLIVRQGKPVAVDALVVLRQI
- a CDS encoding DUF3786 domain-containing protein, whose amino-acid sequence is MIEEELWQELENVPPQEVAVRAIAEYDENNGTFAINVFNKRYVVDVKKRLIAEPENTKKSGLLDEILLHYLSHAQDVPLSNNLVSPNQLTDGSFFFRASHELPLPKIANKFGSDLDKFIEKGLQLGGERADFGDAAVRLRLFPRVPFIFALWKKDEEFDSEVRVILDSSVEQHMSLYGVFLALLYSIGKMLAD
- a CDS encoding enoyl-CoA hydratase-related protein encodes the protein MNYENVVIETGKDFVASITLNRPQNLNTFNTQLAVELNSALKELDAEKGARVIILKGNGKAFCAGIDVSDFFGKDVMAYQKWIECMEQPLVTMSTMKKPVIAQVHGVATANGAGLVGAADLAIAAENARIGLTAINVGLNCIGPVVPVARSIGRKRALEMLFYGDLFPAPEALKMGLINRVVPEADLEKETRKWAAVLAQKSPIALQIAKKAFYAAEDMDYKTAFEYMNEAFARLCSTKDAAAGIRAFLEKKAPEWKEE
- a CDS encoding tautomerase family protein, whose product is MPTIIIEADEGRTVEQKRGLVKDITEAVCKNFKVDAQAVTIFLHEGKKENRGKAGKLAIDL
- a CDS encoding nitroreductase family protein, with translation MPLFKVDQQKCLRDGLCVAECPAKIIEILGKDGFPSPVAGAERFCIECGHCVAVCPHGALSLKTMSPQACLPIREELLLSPEQCEHFLRSRRAIRSYKDKRAPRELLQKLIEIARYAPTAHNSQPVHWLVIEDPKEGRRLGGLVAEWMRSLLVQNAELAISMNMDKVVAAWDKGIDLILRGAPHLAVAHGLATLPASQSSCVIALTYLELAAPSFGMGSCWAGYFTAAATFYPPLQEALALPKNHLTYGAVMIGYPQYRYQRMPSRHKPEITWR